A stretch of the uncultured Cohaesibacter sp. genome encodes the following:
- a CDS encoding DUF2000 domain-containing protein: MTQDLRLAIIVNADLPLGLLTNTVAAISIGLGAKMPHLGADRLTDSKGQAIDASSNLPVPVLQAGHDALYQLMSKASKDIDEGAVVVFPAFARSLHDYNEYLETFSKRDLSNEAIDGVALAGPSKWVKSLTGSLKLLR; this comes from the coding sequence ATGACGCAAGATTTACGGCTGGCTATCATTGTCAATGCTGATTTGCCATTGGGCTTGTTGACCAACACGGTTGCGGCCATATCGATTGGTCTTGGTGCCAAAATGCCCCATCTGGGGGCAGACCGACTGACCGATAGCAAGGGCCAAGCTATTGATGCCAGCTCAAATTTGCCCGTTCCTGTGTTGCAGGCGGGGCATGATGCGCTTTACCAGCTCATGAGCAAGGCATCAAAAGACATAGACGAGGGCGCTGTCGTGGTTTTTCCAGCCTTTGCGCGGTCGCTGCATGATTACAATGAATATCTCGAGACCTTTTCCAAGCGGGATCTGTCCAACGAGGCAATAGACGGGGTGGCGTTGGCTGGCCCTTCAAAATGGGTGAAGTCGTTGACCGGGTCGCTGAAGCTGCTGCGATAG